The following coding sequences are from one Leptolyngbya sp. NIES-3755 window:
- a CDS encoding HNH endonuclease (similar to AA sequence:cyanobase_aa:Npun_F0424) — protein MLVVAANTVYAFKGSDIASIDPETDEITALYNPRRDRWQDHFQLQDAELIPLTDRARTTIRLLQLNRNSILKERPLWIASGLISIAD, from the coding sequence GTGCTGGTAGTTGCTGCGAATACTGTTTACGCTTTCAAAGGCAGTGACATTGCTTCAATCGATCCAGAAACGGATGAAATTACAGCGCTCTACAATCCGAGACGCGATCGCTGGCAAGACCATTTTCAATTACAAGATGCCGAACTAATTCCTTTAACCGATCGAGCCAGAACCACAATTCGACTCCTTCAACTAAATCGCAACAGCATTTTGAAGGAGCGCCCACTGTGGATAGCCTCTGGATTAATCAGTATTGCGGACTAG
- a CDS encoding hypothetical protein (similar to AA sequence:cyanobase_aa:all0123) produces the protein MIQALRQTVTFDQFIEWYPETSKVRYELHQGVIVEVPKPRGPHSYVAGFVSGELNFELRRLNLPYAIPKECIVRSADGDSGYEPDGIVLDKQATANEPRWNKSSVIENGASIKLILEVVSTNWRDDYFKKFADYEALGIQEYWIVDYAAIGGRRFLGNPKQPAVFVCCLEDGEYEMKAFRGDDRIISPTFPELTLTAAQVFAAQD, from the coding sequence ATGATCCAGGCACTACGACAGACGGTGACATTTGATCAATTTATCGAATGGTATCCAGAAACCTCTAAGGTGCGCTATGAACTGCATCAAGGAGTCATTGTTGAAGTGCCAAAGCCGCGTGGACCTCATTCTTATGTTGCTGGATTCGTCAGTGGTGAACTGAACTTTGAACTCCGTCGGCTGAACCTGCCTTATGCCATTCCGAAAGAATGTATTGTGCGTTCTGCTGACGGAGATTCGGGTTATGAACCGGATGGGATTGTTTTGGATAAGCAAGCTACTGCGAATGAGCCTCGCTGGAACAAATCCTCTGTAATCGAAAATGGTGCTTCAATCAAACTGATTCTTGAAGTGGTGAGTACGAACTGGCGGGATGACTATTTCAAGAAATTCGCTGATTATGAGGCATTAGGCATTCAGGAATACTGGATTGTGGATTATGCGGCGATCGGGGGAAGACGATTTCTTGGCAATCCGAAACAGCCTGCCGTATTCGTCTGTTGTTTAGAGGATGGAGAATATGAAATGAAAGCTTTTCGGGGTGACGATCGCATCATCTCCCCAACTTTCCCAGAACTCACACTCACCGCAGCACAAGTATTTGCAGCACAAGACTAG
- a CDS encoding hypothetical protein (similar to AA sequence:cyanobase_aa:MAE09180) produces the protein MPAFAPIKRRELIRCLKEFGFEGPYAGGKHEFMLKDELRLTLPNPHRSDIGKSLLAKILDEAGISREEWENL, from the coding sequence ATGCCTGCATTTGCGCCAATTAAACGGCGAGAACTCATTCGATGTTTGAAAGAATTCGGTTTTGAAGGACCTTACGCAGGTGGCAAACATGAATTCATGCTCAAAGACGAACTGCGTTTAACTTTGCCGAATCCTCATCGGAGTGATATTGGAAAGAGTTTACTTGCGAAAATTCTAGATGAGGCAGGCATTAGTCGTGAAGAGTGGGAGAATTTGTAG
- a CDS encoding hypothetical protein (similar to AA sequence:cyanobase_aa:MAE09170): protein MLTKFIDAAMRRAEYSILDDDGTFYGRIPDLQGVWANAETLSQCQQDLQETLEEWILLGLHLHHRIPIIDGIDLNPRAQVEVA from the coding sequence ATGTTGACGAAATTTATTGATGCTGCGATGCGGCGAGCGGAGTATTCCATTCTGGACGATGACGGTACATTCTACGGCAGAATTCCCGATCTACAAGGAGTCTGGGCAAACGCGGAAACACTGAGTCAATGTCAGCAAGACCTTCAAGAAACACTAGAAGAATGGATTTTGTTGGGTCTACATTTGCACCATCGGATTCCGATTATTGATGGCATTGATCTCAATCCACGGGCACAGGTCGAGGTTGCCTAA
- a CDS encoding hypothetical protein (similar to AA sequence:cyanobase_aa:LBDG_42600): MKSYLAAAVQMNSLPDLQKNLTQAEELIDLAVRRGAELIGLPENFSFLGDEEAKLAQAESIAVESEKFLKMMAQRFQVTILGGGYPVPVEQGKVFNTALLVAPNGQELARYEKVHLFDVNLPDGNTYRESATVVAGSRVPPIHPSKELGNIGLSVCYDVRFPELYRQMTQMGAEVLFVPAAFTAHTGKDHWQVLLQARAIENTCYVIAPAQTGRHNSLRQSHGHAMIIDPWGVILADAGEMPGVAIAEIVPGRLEQVRRQMPSLQHRVF; this comes from the coding sequence ATGAAGTCTTACCTAGCTGCCGCTGTGCAAATGAATAGCTTGCCTGATTTACAAAAGAATCTGACGCAAGCAGAAGAACTAATCGATTTGGCTGTTCGACGTGGGGCAGAGTTGATCGGTCTGCCTGAGAATTTTTCGTTTCTGGGAGATGAAGAGGCGAAGCTTGCTCAAGCAGAGTCGATCGCGGTTGAGAGCGAGAAGTTTCTCAAAATGATGGCACAACGCTTTCAAGTGACCATTTTAGGAGGTGGCTATCCGGTTCCCGTTGAACAGGGCAAAGTCTTCAATACAGCGCTGCTCGTGGCTCCCAATGGTCAAGAACTCGCTCGTTATGAGAAAGTTCACCTGTTCGATGTGAATCTTCCTGATGGCAATACTTACCGCGAATCGGCAACTGTGGTCGCAGGTTCGAGAGTTCCCCCGATTCATCCGTCTAAAGAACTTGGCAATATCGGCTTATCGGTTTGCTATGATGTGCGATTTCCAGAGCTTTATCGCCAGATGACTCAGATGGGAGCGGAAGTTTTGTTTGTTCCCGCAGCATTCACGGCTCATACCGGGAAAGACCATTGGCAAGTGTTGTTACAAGCAAGAGCGATCGAGAACACTTGCTATGTGATTGCACCCGCACAAACCGGACGACACAATTCGCTGAGACAATCTCACGGTCACGCCATGATCATTGATCCGTGGGGTGTGATTTTGGCAGATGCGGGAGAAATGCCGGGAGTTGCGATCGCAGAAATTGTTCCAGGTCGATTAGAACAAGTTCGACGACAAATGCCTTCTCTGCAACATCGCGTATTTTAG
- a CDS encoding hypothetical protein (similar to AA sequence:cyanobase_aa:LBDG_42610) translates to MNRAVVSLLVMTLLLTFVLSPFSALAMLMLFLLVGGIAGTINSMVHLVVHHNPKERSDSQQT, encoded by the coding sequence ATGAATCGCGCTGTTGTGTCGCTCTTAGTGATGACGTTATTGCTGACGTTTGTGCTTTCACCCTTTTCCGCCTTGGCAATGTTGATGCTATTTCTGTTGGTTGGTGGAATTGCTGGAACGATCAACTCAATGGTGCATTTAGTCGTGCATCACAATCCAAAAGAGCGATCGGATTCTCAGCAAACTTAG
- a CDS encoding hypothetical protein (hypothetical protein L8106_14275;~similar to AA sequence:cyanobase_aa:LBDG_42620), with protein MNDWQKDWFEMFDTIADQIEGFLIDVAQDMTDAMNDFVEFSEEVSIQLNTTFVDEIEQSITVLVSPILEAYFGIGGAIEDFTQPVTQTVEPMLKQHPACVGCRHFHGQYYGDSLLVCGMHPYGMAEGVETCPDKEAVNWGVFHSDDSENW; from the coding sequence ATGAACGATTGGCAAAAGGATTGGTTTGAAATGTTTGACACGATCGCGGATCAAATCGAAGGATTCTTGATTGATGTGGCTCAGGATATGACCGATGCCATGAACGATTTTGTTGAATTTTCTGAAGAAGTTTCGATACAACTCAATACAACATTTGTGGATGAAATTGAGCAGTCGATTACGGTGTTAGTCAGTCCGATTCTCGAAGCTTATTTTGGCATTGGTGGCGCGATCGAGGATTTTACTCAACCTGTCACGCAAACCGTTGAACCGATGTTAAAACAGCATCCTGCTTGTGTCGGTTGCCGTCATTTTCACGGTCAGTACTATGGCGATAGTTTATTAGTCTGTGGAATGCACCCGTATGGAATGGCGGAAGGCGTGGAAACTTGCCCCGATAAGGAAGCGGTGAACTGGGGCGTGTTCCACTCTGATGATTCTGAGAATTGGTAA
- a CDS encoding two-component system response regulator (similar to AA sequence:cyanobase_aa:LBDG_21550), which yields MGAIHIQIVEGNPHLRSLLGWHLQQAGYQVHQSADLHQAREVFLLRQPNLVILDSEMPSGGGLEFCRWLQQQQCLILMLSARTAESDIVEGLRSGADDYLTKPFGMQEFLARVEALMRRQRIAAPPINLDFGDLKIDLVHRRVRFKGELIELTPQEFSLLYVLAQAGGSALSRSELLERAWPDEIDNPRTVDTHVLSLRKKVEIDPRQPNLIQTVRNVGYRLNLEILNAAMPASNGHVNRKPATAPISRMASVPRPRM from the coding sequence GTGGGAGCCATTCACATACAAATCGTTGAAGGAAATCCGCACCTGCGATCGCTGCTCGGATGGCATCTCCAGCAGGCGGGCTACCAAGTTCACCAGTCAGCCGATCTACATCAGGCGCGGGAAGTGTTTTTACTGCGTCAGCCTAATCTCGTGATTCTCGATTCCGAAATGCCGTCAGGGGGCGGTTTAGAGTTCTGTCGCTGGTTACAACAGCAGCAATGTCTGATTCTGATGTTGTCGGCACGAACCGCAGAGTCGGATATTGTCGAAGGATTGCGATCGGGTGCGGATGATTATTTAACCAAACCGTTCGGAATGCAGGAATTTCTTGCACGAGTGGAAGCTCTAATGCGTCGGCAACGAATCGCGGCTCCTCCGATTAATCTCGATTTTGGCGATCTGAAGATTGATCTGGTGCATCGTCGGGTGAGATTCAAAGGGGAATTGATTGAATTAACGCCGCAAGAATTCAGTCTGCTCTATGTGTTGGCGCAGGCGGGGGGATCGGCATTAAGTCGATCGGAGTTACTTGAACGTGCTTGGCCCGATGAAATTGACAATCCTCGAACCGTCGATACTCACGTGTTGTCGCTGCGGAAAAAGGTTGAAATTGATCCCCGTCAGCCGAATTTGATTCAGACTGTTCGGAATGTCGGATATCGACTGAATCTAGAAATTTTGAATGCTGCGATGCCTGCTTCAAATGGGCATGTGAATCGGAAACCTGCGACCGCCCCGATATCTCGGATGGCTTCGGTTCCCCGTCCTCGGATGTAG
- a CDS encoding hypothetical protein (conserved hypothetical protein;~similar to AA sequence:cyanobase_aa:LBDG_21560), with translation MLQDSLTIRYYQRLSDNLVELWNRGYRFDDLRLYLDGYLSALRHASVLEPYQINRLEEEITRYIYDPSNFDAVMPEPDYR, from the coding sequence ATGCTTCAAGATTCTTTGACGATCCGCTACTACCAACGCCTCTCCGACAACCTAGTCGAACTCTGGAACCGTGGCTATCGCTTTGATGATCTGCGGCTCTATTTAGACGGTTACTTGTCTGCCCTCAGACACGCGAGTGTGTTGGAACCGTACCAAATCAACCGGCTTGAGGAGGAAATAACTCGCTACATCTATGATCCGTCGAATTTCGATGCCGTGATGCCAGAACCGGATTACCGATGA
- a CDS encoding glutaredoxin-related protein (similar to AA sequence:cyanobase_aa:Ava_0591), which produces MSDAQQQIKSLVDTNKIMVFMKGSKLMPMCGFSNNVVQILNTLGVPYETVDVLENPEIRQGIKEFSNWPTIPQVYINGEFIGGSDIMIEMYQKGELQQLVEVALAS; this is translated from the coding sequence ATGTCAGACGCTCAACAACAAATCAAAAGCCTGGTTGACACCAATAAAATCATGGTCTTCATGAAGGGCAGCAAACTCATGCCCATGTGCGGATTCTCTAACAACGTCGTGCAAATCCTCAACACGCTTGGAGTCCCTTACGAAACCGTAGACGTGTTAGAAAACCCCGAAATCCGTCAGGGCATCAAAGAATTCTCGAACTGGCCCACCATTCCCCAGGTGTACATCAACGGGGAATTTATCGGCGGTTCGGACATCATGATCGAGATGTACCAGAAAGGTGAACTGCAACAACTCGTGGAAGTCGCACTCGCCTCCTAA
- a CDS encoding BolA family protein (similar to AA sequence:cyanobase_aa:LBDG_21580) codes for MISPDQVEAMIKTGLPDAQVAVNSPDGEHFEVTVVSSEFAGKRRVQQHQLVYGAVKQALSTEAIHALSLNTFTPEEWATKN; via the coding sequence ATGATTAGCCCGGATCAAGTTGAGGCAATGATCAAAACAGGATTACCGGATGCTCAAGTTGCGGTCAATAGCCCCGATGGAGAGCATTTTGAAGTCACGGTGGTCTCTTCTGAGTTTGCTGGAAAACGGCGCGTTCAACAGCATCAACTCGTCTATGGTGCAGTAAAACAGGCGCTTTCCACCGAGGCAATTCACGCCCTTTCTCTCAACACCTTCACGCCCGAAGAATGGGCAACCAAAAACTAA
- a CDS encoding putative peptidase C14 (similar to AA sequence:cyanobase_aa:LBDG_21590), which produces MSNYWAIAVGINHYQFLQPLHFAQPDAQSLCESLVSDAGFLPDHCLLLTDTSPDLLGHSTDPNHENLQYWIKVIKEKIQPEDGLWCYFSGYGICVDGEDFLLPIDADPNRVKETGFSVRSLFQALRSLPTQKIFVLLDFNRSSSVSNEKIGSQTAALAREYGIPTMLSCRPEQFSHEAPAYNHGLFTQALLEGLRSHQCSTLSALEDFLKLRLPELCDHSDRPLQDPVLVVSDPDQLYQVIMPVNWAETDAWTAADSNPFAIEDDLYLTSESDSPFGDFATPSTIMGATAEANQEEIPEQFRLDPVEVHDPAPIPDLTVSDPDLTVSDPAPDRTISKPVPDLTLSDPMPDHAPSPIPPETDGQDQMFWERLLFGGSAILLVLLLGVLFRNWSAFMGGQQQTAKTQNAPTVVASPSPSPATESSAEILNEARSLIRPTLASDASKAIDRARTIPPSDPLYAQAQQDIDRWSRNILDIARQRAAQKQFQQAIAAAQLVPKDRPDVYAEAQKAIQQWRRSR; this is translated from the coding sequence ATGAGCAATTATTGGGCGATCGCAGTCGGAATCAATCACTACCAGTTTCTTCAACCTCTTCATTTTGCCCAACCAGATGCCCAATCTCTCTGTGAAAGTCTGGTGAGTGATGCCGGATTTTTACCCGATCATTGTTTACTGCTTACCGATACTTCTCCGGATTTACTCGGACATTCGACTGATCCAAATCATGAGAATTTACAGTATTGGATAAAAGTTATCAAGGAAAAGATTCAGCCCGAAGATGGCTTATGGTGCTACTTCAGTGGGTATGGAATTTGTGTCGATGGCGAGGATTTTCTATTACCGATCGATGCTGATCCCAATCGCGTGAAAGAAACTGGATTCTCGGTCCGATCGCTGTTTCAAGCTTTACGATCGCTTCCGACTCAAAAGATTTTTGTTCTGCTCGATTTCAATCGTTCTTCGTCCGTTTCTAACGAAAAAATTGGTTCCCAAACAGCAGCATTAGCGCGGGAATATGGCATCCCTACAATGCTTTCCTGTCGCCCGGAACAGTTTTCGCATGAAGCGCCTGCGTACAATCACGGACTCTTTACTCAGGCATTACTTGAAGGATTGCGATCGCATCAATGCTCGACTTTATCGGCTCTCGAAGATTTCCTTAAACTGCGATTACCGGAATTATGTGATCACAGCGATCGACCGCTCCAAGATCCGGTTCTCGTCGTTTCTGATCCCGACCAGCTTTATCAAGTAATCATGCCTGTGAATTGGGCAGAGACGGATGCTTGGACCGCGGCAGACTCGAACCCATTCGCGATCGAAGATGACTTGTACCTCACAAGCGAGAGTGATTCCCCTTTCGGGGATTTCGCCACTCCGTCCACGATCATGGGCGCAACCGCAGAAGCCAATCAAGAAGAAATCCCTGAACAATTCCGACTTGATCCAGTAGAAGTACACGATCCCGCACCGATCCCAGATTTAACGGTTTCTGATCCAGATTTAACGGTGTCTGACCCGGCTCCCGATCGCACAATTTCTAAGCCAGTTCCCGATCTCACGCTTTCCGATCCGATGCCTGATCACGCTCCGTCCCCGATTCCCCCAGAAACCGATGGTCAGGATCAAATGTTTTGGGAACGGTTGCTCTTTGGAGGCAGTGCAATTTTATTAGTCTTGTTGCTCGGTGTCCTGTTCCGAAATTGGTCAGCGTTTATGGGCGGACAGCAACAAACCGCGAAAACCCAGAACGCTCCAACAGTGGTGGCATCTCCCAGTCCGAGTCCGGCTACTGAATCTTCGGCTGAAATTTTGAATGAAGCTCGATCATTGATCAGACCCACCCTTGCCTCTGATGCCAGTAAAGCGATCGACCGCGCTCGGACAATTCCGCCCAGCGATCCGCTTTATGCTCAGGCGCAACAAGATATCGATCGCTGGAGTCGGAATATTCTCGACATTGCCCGCCAACGAGCCGCACAGAAACAATTTCAACAAGCGATCGCGGCTGCCCAACTCGTCCCTAAAGATCGCCCTGATGTGTATGCCGAAGCCCAAAAAGCAATTCAGCAATGGCGACGATCGCGATAA